One stretch of Gouania willdenowi chromosome 16, fGouWil2.1, whole genome shotgun sequence DNA includes these proteins:
- the LOC114478525 gene encoding probable ATP-dependent RNA helicase ddx6: MATTTANPSALNGMNKASNGQLRGPPFGPHAAIQQANPPLSKTSFPQSSGGIKFGADWKNSLELPPKDTRVRTTDVTSTKGNEFEDYCLKRELLMGIFEMGWEKPSPIQEESIPIALSGRDILARAKNGTGKSGAYLIPLLEKIDLKKDHIQAMVLVPTRELALQMSQITIQLSKHLGGVKVMATTGGTNLRDDILRLDETVHVVIATPGRILDLMRKGVAKVNQAQMMVMDEADKLLSQDFVVLVEDIISFFPKERQILLYSATFPMSVQLFMSKQLQKPYEINLMEELTLKGITQYYAYVTERQKVHCLNTLFSRLQINQSIIFCNSTQRVELLAKKITQLGYSCFYIHAKMMQEYRNRVFHDFRNGLCRNLVCTDLFTRGIDIQAVNVVINFDFPRSAETYLHRIGRSGRFGHLGLAINLISSEDRYNLKTIEDQLVTDIKPIPSSIDKSLYVAEFHSLHTHTHHQEEEEEEERPEIQEVGLV, from the exons ATGGCTACTACAACAGCAAATCCATCAGCGCTGAATGGAATGAACAAAGCATCAAATGGACAGCTCAGAGGACCCCCATTTGGACCCCACGCCGCCATCCAGCAGGCAAACCCTCCTCTGAGCAAGACGAGCTTTCCTCAGAGCAGCGGTGGAATAAA gtttggagctgactggAAGAATAGCCTGGAGCTTCCTCCCAAAGACACCAGAGTCAGAACTACG GATGTGACCTCGACTAAGGGAAATGAATTTGAGGACTACTGCCTGAAGAGAGAACTTCTGATGGGGATTTTTGAGATGGGTTGGGAGAAACCCTCCCCCATCCAG GAGGAAAGCATTCCGATCGCTCTATCAGGTCGAGATATTTTGGCGCGAGCCAAGAACGGCACGGGTAAAAGTGGAGCCTACCTCATTCCTCTTTTGGAGAAAATTGATCTGAAGAAAGATCACATTCAAG CCATGGTACTGGTACCAACCAGAGAACTGGCTCTACAGATGAGTCAGATCACCATTCAGCTCAGTAAACACCTGGGGGGGGTGAAGGTCATGGCCACCACTGGAGGAACCAACTTAAGGGATGACATTTTGCGTCTTGATGAGACAG TGCACGTGGTGATTGCCACCCCAGGCAGAATCCTGGACCTGATGAGGAAGGGCGTGGCCAAagtgaatcaggctcagatgaTGGTGATGGATGAA gCAGATAAGCTGCTGTCTCAGGACTTTGTGGTTCTGGTTGAAGACATTATCAGCTTCTTTCCAAAGGAACGTCAGATTTTGCTGTACTCTGCCACTTTCCCCATGAGTGTGCAGCTGTTTATG AGCAAACAGCTGCAAAAGCCGTACGAAATTAACCTGATGGAAGAACTGACGCTGAAGGGAATCACCCAGTATTACGCCTACGTCACAGAGAGACAGAAGGTCCACTGTCTCAACACGCTCTTCTCTCGG CTCCAGATCAATCAGTCCATCATATTTTGTAACTCCACTCAAAGAGTTGAGCTCCTGGCAAAGAAGATCACCCAGCTGGGGTACTCGTGTTTCTACATCCATGCAAAGATGATGCAGGAGTACAGGAACCGTGTGTTCCATGACTTCAGGAACGGTTTGTGCAGAAACCTGGTCTGCACAG ATCTGTTCACACGTGGTATTGACATCCAGGCAGTGAACGTGGTCATTAACTTTGATTTCCCCAGATCCGCAGAGACTTATCTTCACCGCATTGGGAGATCag GACGTTTTGGTCACCTGGGTCTGGCCATTAATCTGATCTCATCTGAGGATCGATACAATCTGAAGACTATTGAGGACCAGCTGGTCACTGACATCAAACCCATCCCCAGCAGCATCGATAAGAGCCTCTACGTGGCTGAGTTtcactcactacacacacacacacaccaccaagaagaagaagaagaagaagaacggcCTGAAATACAGGAAGTGGGACTCGTCTGA